The following proteins come from a genomic window of Trifolium pratense cultivar HEN17-A07 linkage group LG4, ARS_RC_1.1, whole genome shotgun sequence:
- the LOC123920443 gene encoding protein HOMOLOG OF MAMMALIAN LYST-INTERACTING PROTEIN 5, with amino-acid sequence MANDNEPAKLLLPYLQRADELQKHEPLVAYYCRLYAMERGLKIPQSDRTKTTNALLVSLMKQLEKDKKTTQVGPEDNLYLEGFALNVFGKADKQDRAGRADLNTAKTFYAASIFFEILNQFGAVQPDLEQKQKYAAWKAADIRKALKEGRKPMAGPPAGDEDLSLPLSSPSNRYDLGTTETSASSAGSESDSTHSYHNPVNYQNLPSIPPVPKFHDTLNDQNSANIPPSLQFHDRVDDNKHSSTASPSSHSYTPGGYPSQDFHPPPSSQDYHHPPPSHDYHSSAPSQDYHPPPPSHDYHSSAPSQEYHPPPPSQDYQPPPPSQDYQPPPPSQNYPHPPPARSDSSYSEHYNHQQYSPDQSQNLGPNYPSHETPAPYSLPHFQSYPSFTESSLPSVPVNHTYYQGPDASFSSQSAPLTTNHSSSAQNSSSSRNGTASEPKPATQSYQYDSSYQPAPERIAEAHKAARFAVGALAFDDVSIAVDYLKKSLELLTNPSVGQ; translated from the exons ATGGCGAACGATAACGAACCCGCGAAGCTTTTGCTACCATACCTTCAACGCGCTGATGAATTACAGAAACACGAACCTCTCGTCGCTTACTACT GTCGATTATATGCGATGGAAAGAGGATTGAAGATTCCACAAAGTGATCGCACTAAGACCACTAATGCTCTTCTTGTGTCTCTCATGAAACAGCTCGAAAAG GATAAGAAGACAACCCAGGTTGGGCCTGAAGATAATCTATATCTTGAGGGATTTGCTTTGAATGTGTTTGGAAAAGCAGACAAGCAAGATCGTGCTGGAAGAGCTGATTT GAACACAGCAAAAACATTTTACGCTGCTAGCATATTTTTTGAGATTCTTAACCAATTTGGAGCTGTTCAGCCTGAT CTGGAGCAGAAACAGAAATATGCAGCATGGAAAGCAGCTGATATAAGAAAGGCTTTGAAAGAAGGAAGGAAGCCCATGGCTGGCCCGCCTGCTGGTGATGAGGACCTCTCACTTCCATTGAGTTCTCCTAGTAATAGATAT GATCTTGGGACTACTGAAACGTCTGCTTCTAGTGCTGGATCTGAATCCGATTCAACACATAGTTATCATAACCCTGTCAACTACCAGAATCTGCCAAGCATTCCTCCTGTACCTAAGTTCCATGATACTCTCAATGATCAGAATTCTGCAAACATTCCACCATCTTTGCAGTTTCATGATAGGGTAGATGATAATAAGCATTCTTCAACTGCTTCTCCATCATCTCACTCTTATACACCCGGAGGTTATCCTTCCCAAGACTTCCATCCTCCTCCATCTTCCCAGGATTATCATCATCCACCACCTTCCCATGATTACCATTCTTCTGCACCTTCCCAAGATTATCATCCTCCTCCACCTTCCCACGATTACCATTCTTCTGCACCTTCCCAGGAGTACCATCCTCCCCCACCTTCCCAGGATTATCAACCTCCTCCACCTTCCCAAGATTATCAACCTCCTCCACCTTCCCAAAATTACCCTCATCCTCCACCTGCCAGGTCAGACAGTTCTTATTCTGAGCACTATAACCACCAGCAATACTCACCAGATCAGTCACAGAATTTAGGTCCAAATTACCCTTCTCATGAAACTCCAGCTCCTTATTCGCTTCCCCATTTTCAATCTTATCCAAGTTTTACAGAAAGCAGCCTACCATCGGTACCAGTAAACCACACTTATTATCAAGGGCCTgatgcttctttttcttcccaGTCAGCTCCTCTAACTACAAACCATTCATCAAGTGCCCAAAACAGTTCAAGCAGCAGAAATGGAACTGCCTCAGAACCCAAGCCAGCAACTCAATCATACCAGTATGACAGTAGCTACCAGCCAGCACCTGAAAGAATAGCAGAGGCACACAAAGCTGCAAGATTTGCTGTTGGGGCACTGGCATTTGACGACGTCTCAATTGCAGTAGACTACTTGAAGAAATCACTCGAGTTGCTAACAAATCCATCAGTTGGCCAGTAA
- the LOC123920444 gene encoding heat shock 70 kDa protein 18-like, whose product MVSTNSNSTGKNVEIASVGLHDRNSNPGHSTLCVRVLNDFAISSILSQLCNVIMHAGKPCFIRTPSYVAFTDSGRLIGEAAKSQVTRNPTNTIFEVKRLIGRRFSDASVQSDMKLWPFKVISGPGDKPMIVVNYKNEEKQFAAEEISSMVLWKMRKISEAYLGSTVKDVIVTVPAYFNNSQRQATKDAGLIADLNVMRVINEPTAAVLAYGLDKKITDDECKVLIFDLGGGTFDVSLLVIEACVFEVLATAGDTHLGGEDFDNIVVNHFIEEFKRKHKKDISGNPRALRRLRGECEKAKRSLSSTTQTTIEIDSLYEGVDFYTTITRDKFEELNMDLFMRCMETVEKCLRDANVDKKSVNDVVLVGGSTRIPKVQSLLQDFFDGKELCNSINPDEAVAYGAAIQAAIMSATHEKLEEILLLDVNSLSLGLQTVGGVMTTLIPRNTSIPNKKEKIFSTSVDNQSGVPIRVYEGERGMTKDNNFLGTFTLYDIPPAPRGVPQINVCFEIDVNGILNVSAEDKTTGKKNKITITNDKGRLSKEEIEKMVQEADKYRVEDEEEKKKAVAKHSMEKMVQEEEKHNSTKDTPDQHLDALEDTCHTLPTPSLHSFPSGNIGYYFKSTKEASQKLIEALKDDKCYVLGLYGNRGSGKTSLLKAMIEEFEKVFHKVIFLSVSENQDTKSIQHEFAKMLNVFEKHDTDAVRIMKMNSTLERKDKTTLVILDDFSTKSQPQELGIPYNSKQCKVLLTTRDEADCSRMGCNHSISLNPLSNDEALTLLQKISGVNSQSGLFEVAQKIAFKCNGLPELIEKVSTSLKNKSLEYWKESLVSLSHSTARYQIFISFRGADTRHVFTNHLHYALCQKGFVTFKDDESLQGGVPIEKLLDDIEESRFAIVILSKNYADSE is encoded by the exons ATGGTGTCCACAAATTCTAACTCAACCGgaaaaaatgtcgaaattgctagtgttgGACTTCATGACCGGaattcgaaccccggtcactccactttgtgtgtgcgAGTTTTAAATGACTTTGCGATTTCGTCAATACTTAGTCAACTATGTAACGTGATCATGCATGCCGGCAAACCATGTTTTATTCGAACCCCCTCTTACGTCGCTTTCACAGATTCTGGGCGCTTGATCGGGGAGGCCGCCAAGAGCCAGGTCACCAGGAACCCCACCAACACCATCTTCG AAGTGAAGCGTCTGATTGGAAGGAGATTCTCTGATGCTTCCGTTCAAAGTGACATGAAGCTATGGCCATTCAAGGTCATTTCTGGTCCTGGTGACAAGCCCATGATTGTTGTTAACTACAAGAATGAGGAGAAGCAGTTCGCTGCTGAGGAGATTTCTTCCATGGTCCTATGGAAGATGCGTAAGATATCTGAGGCTTATCTTGGTTCCACCGTGAAGGACGTTATTGTTACTGTCCCAGCATACTTCAACAACTCTCAGCGCCAAGCCACGAAGGATGCTGGACTCATTGCGGACCTTAATGTCATGCGTGTCATCAACGAACCCACCGCTGCTGTACTTGCCTATGGCCTTGACAAGAAGATCACCGATGATGAATGTAAGGTGTTGATTTTTGATCTTGGTGGTGGTACTTTTGATGTCTCTCTTTTAGTCATTGAAGCTTGTGTCTTTGAAGTTTTGGCCACTGCCGGAGACACCCATCTTGGAGGTGAAGACTTTGATAACATTGTCGTTAACCATTTTATTGAGGAATTCAAGAGGAAGCACAAGAAGGATATTAGTGGCAACCCAAGGGCTTTAAGAAGGTTGAGGGGTGAATGTGAAAAGGCAAAGAGGAGTCTCTCATCCACCACACAGACAACCATTGAGATTGACTCATTGTATGAAGGTGTTGACTTCTATACCACAATCACTCGTGACAAGTTTGAAGAGCTCAACATGGACCTTTTCATGAGGTGCATGGAGACTGTTGAGAAATGTTTGAGGGATGCAAACGTGGACAAGAAAAGTGTCAATGATGTTGTTCTTGTTGGTGGGTCTACTAGGATTCCCAAGGTGCAGTCATTATTGCAGGATTTTTTCGACGGGAAGGAGCTTTGCAATAGCATCAACCCTGACGAGGCTGTTGCTTATGGAGCTGCTATTCAGGCTGCTATCATGAGTGCTACCCATGAGAAGCTCGAGGAAATTTTGTTGTTGGATGTCAATTCCCTTTCACTTGGTTTGCAAACTGTTGGTGGAGTCATGACTACCCTCATTCCAAGGAACACTTCAATCCCAAACAAGAAGGAGAAAATTTTCTCAACCTCCGTGGACAACCAATCTGGTGTTCCTATCCGAGTGTACGAGGGTGAGAGAGGCATGACCAAGGACAATAACTTCTTGGGTACATTCACGCTTTATGACATTCCTCCTGCTCCAAGGGGTGTTCCTCAGATCAATGTTTGTTTTGAGATTGATGTTAATGGTATCTTAAATGTCTCGGCCGAGGACAAAACTACTGGGAAAAAGAACAAGATCACTATCACCAATGACAAAGGCAGACTTTCAAAGGAGGAGATTGAGAAGATGGTGCAGGAGGCGGATAAGTACAGGGTTGAGGATGAGGAGGAAAAGAAGAAGGCAGTTGCTAAGCATTCCATGGAGAAGATGGTGCAGGAGGAAGAAAAGCACAATTCTACCAAAGATACTCCAGATCAACACTTGGATGCACTAGAAGATACTTGTCATACTTTACCAACCCCAAGTTTACATTCCTTTCCTTCCGGAAACATTGGATATTATTTCAAATCTACAAAAGAGGCTTCACAAAAACTTATAGAAGCACTAAAGGATGATAAATGCTATGTACTTGGATTGTATGGAAATAGGGGCTCGGGTAAAACATCATTACTGAAGGCTATGATAGAAGAGTTTGAAAAGGTTTTTCATAAAGTTATATTTCTCTCCGTGTCTGAGAATCAAGACACCAAGAGCATTCAACATGAATTTGCTAAGATGTTGAACGTGTTTGAAAAACATGACACTGATGCTGTAAGAATCATGAAAATGAATTCGACACTAGAAAGGAAGGACAAAACTACTCTAGTTATCTTGGATGATTTTTCAACCAAGTCTCAACCACAAGAATTGGGCATTCCTTATAATAGCAAACAATGTAAGGTTCTTTTAACCACACGTGATGAAGCAGATTGTTCCCGCATGGGATGTAACCATTCAATTTCTCTGAATCCCTTATCTAATGATGAAGCTTTGACATTGCTACAAAAGATTTCTGGTGTTAACTCCCAATCTGGTCTATTTGAAGTGGCACAAAAAATTGCTTTTAAATGCAATGGCTTACCTGAATTGATTGAAAAGGTGTCGACTTCCTTGAAAAATAAATCCTTGGAATATTGGAAAGAATCATTAGTCAGTCTAAGCCACTCAACTGCCCGCTACCAGATTTTTATCAGTTTTAGAGGAGCCGATACTCGACATGTTTTTACAAAC